In Setaria viridis chromosome 5, Setaria_viridis_v4.0, whole genome shotgun sequence, the genomic stretch cgtcgtcgagccaGGCGAAGCGGTGGAGGAATGCGCCGGTCTGGGTGCTGACGGCGTCGGGCGTGAGCGTGGCGACGTTCTTTGGGTGGGCGCAGTTGTAGAGCACCATGGAGGACCAGTTCTTGCGCGGGTACGTCGTCTGGATGGCACCGTCCATCTTGGTGGCCTCGGCGGGCTCGTACACGTGCTTGACgcaggcgacggcgaggtggtcggcgtcggcgcccggcgggacggcggcggcaaggagtTCGGCGACATCAGCGAGGTAGAGGAAGTCGCAGTCGACGAAGAGTGCCCAGCCGCGGTAGCCGGCGAGGTACGGGGTGAGGAAGCGCGTGAAGGAGAACTCGGTGCTCTCAGTGGGCCCGCGCGCCCGCCAGTAGAGCCCCGCGGCGCGGAGGTCTGACTGGCGGACGGGGCGCACGTCGAGCGGCatggtggcgtgccggagcagGCTGCGGCGGCACACCTCGTACGCCTCGTGCTCCCGCGGGTCGTACCCCACGAACACGCGGAATGGCTCCCCCGCCGACGGCAGCAgcggcgatggcggtggcgccggcgacaTGCTATGAAAAGCACAAGCACACC encodes the following:
- the LOC117857262 gene encoding protein CDI, which codes for MSPAPPPSPLLPSAGEPFRVFVGYDPREHEAYEVCRRSLLRHATMPLDVRPVRQSDLRAAGLYWRARGPTESTEFSFTRFLTPYLAGYRGWALFVDCDFLYLADVAELLAAAVPPGADADHLAVACVKHVYEPAEATKMDGAIQTTYPRKNWSSMVLYNCAHPKNVATLTPDAVSTQTGAFLHRFAWLDDDEIGEVPFVWNFLVGHNKVDPADPTTHPRAIHYTCGGPWFKRYRDCEFADLWIKEAEELKAEKDKVEAEEKPKLIEDKDAKEQDDNKEEN